In Sphingomonas panacisoli, one genomic interval encodes:
- a CDS encoding CpaF family protein translates to MSAFGRRSGAGGGAAGRPAFGVAKPMQGGSPARAEPDHAEQFPPLPGGMDPHSPPPSSADLEAPQGNMPGTAMDAMQRLADRQNASADSGSSRGEGFEASVHKIKEQVLPRLLERVDPEAAATLNKDELAEEFRPIIGEVLAELKLTLNRREQFALEKVLVDELLGLGPLEELLSDPNISDIMVNGPDQTFVERKGQLELAQIQFRDEEHLFQIAQRICNSVGRRVDQTTPLADARLKDGSRVNVIVPPLSLRGTAISIRKFSDKPITLDMMAGFGSMSPKMATALKIAGACRFNIVISGGTGSGKTTMLNALSKMIDPGERVLTIEDAAELRLQQPHWLPLETRPANLEGQGEITIRDLVKNALRMRPDRIILGEIRGSECFDLLAAMNTGHDGSMCTLHSNSPRECLGRMENMVLMGDIKIPKEAISRQIADSVDMIVQVKRLRDGSRRVTNITEVIGMEGPVIVTQELFKFEYLDESSDGKIVGEYRAMGLRPYTIEKARQFGFDQAYLEACL, encoded by the coding sequence ATGAGCGCGTTTGGGCGCCGCAGTGGAGCGGGCGGAGGAGCGGCCGGACGGCCGGCTTTTGGCGTCGCCAAGCCGATGCAGGGCGGTAGCCCGGCACGGGCCGAACCCGATCACGCCGAACAATTCCCACCGCTTCCCGGCGGTATGGATCCGCACAGCCCGCCGCCGTCCAGCGCCGATCTCGAAGCGCCGCAGGGCAACATGCCCGGCACCGCGATGGACGCGATGCAGCGCCTCGCCGACCGTCAGAACGCCAGCGCCGATTCGGGCAGCTCGCGCGGCGAGGGGTTCGAGGCATCGGTCCACAAGATCAAGGAACAGGTGCTGCCGCGCCTGCTCGAACGCGTCGATCCGGAAGCCGCCGCCACGCTCAACAAGGACGAGCTGGCCGAGGAATTCCGCCCGATCATCGGCGAAGTGCTCGCCGAACTGAAGCTGACGCTCAACCGCCGCGAACAGTTCGCGCTGGAAAAGGTGCTGGTCGACGAACTGCTCGGTCTCGGGCCGCTCGAGGAACTGCTCAGCGATCCGAACATCTCCGACATCATGGTCAACGGTCCCGACCAGACCTTCGTCGAACGCAAGGGCCAGCTCGAGCTGGCGCAAATCCAGTTCCGCGACGAGGAGCATCTGTTCCAGATCGCGCAGCGCATCTGCAACTCGGTCGGCCGCCGCGTCGACCAGACCACGCCGCTGGCCGACGCCCGTCTGAAGGACGGCTCCCGCGTCAACGTGATCGTCCCGCCGCTCAGCTTGCGCGGCACCGCGATCTCGATTCGTAAATTCTCCGACAAGCCGATCACGCTCGACATGATGGCCGGCTTCGGATCGATGAGCCCGAAGATGGCGACCGCGCTGAAGATCGCGGGCGCGTGCCGGTTCAACATCGTCATCTCGGGCGGTACCGGTTCGGGTAAGACGACGATGCTCAACGCCTTGTCGAAGATGATCGACCCGGGCGAGCGCGTGCTGACGATCGAGGATGCGGCCGAACTTCGTCTGCAGCAGCCGCACTGGCTGCCGCTCGAAACGCGCCCCGCCAATCTCGAAGGTCAGGGCGAAATCACCATTCGCGACCTCGTCAAGAACGCGCTGCGTATGCGCCCGGACCGCATCATCCTCGGCGAAATTCGTGGCTCGGAGTGCTTCGACCTCCTGGCCGCGATGAACACCGGCCACGACGGATCGATGTGTACGCTCCACTCCAACAGCCCGCGCGAATGCCTGGGCCGTATGGAAAACATGGTGCTGATGGGCGACATCAAGATCCCGAAGGAAGCCATTTCGCGCCAGATCGCCGACTCGGTCGACATGATCGTCCAGGTCAAGCGCCTGCGCGACGGTTCGCGCCGCGTGACCAACATCACCGAGGTTATCGGCATGGAAGGCCCCGTCATCGTGACGCAGGAGCTGTTCAAGTTCGAATATCTCGACGAGAGTTCGGACGGCAAGATCGTCGGCGAATATCGCGCGATGGGCCTGCGCCCCTACACGATCGAAAAGGCCCGCCAGTTCGGGTTCGATCAGGCGTATCTGGAAGCCTGCCTCTAA